One genomic region from Xenopus laevis strain J_2021 chromosome 2L, Xenopus_laevis_v10.1, whole genome shotgun sequence encodes:
- the tmsb4x.L gene encoding thymosin beta-4: MSDKPDMAEIEKFDKAKLKKTETQEKNPLPSKETIEQEKQSTES; this comes from the exons ATGTCTGACAAACCAGATATGGCTGAGATTGAGAAATTCGATAAGGCCAAGCTGAAGAAGACAGAAACACAAGAAAAGAACCCACTCCCATCAAAAGAAA CAATTGAGCAAGAGAAGCAATCAACTGAGTCATAA
- the LOC108707525 gene encoding toll-like receptor 8 — protein MAGSPQTILLVLLITCSSLECSDTKPNNRTIPCRITENGFSVSFDCSARWLQMVPHPIKYTSDSVELLLSQNLIQTINNESFHDWHNLTKIDLNWNHYPKSKLNNADICKRGLEIENGTFSHLTKLEELFIDHNFLCKIPQEISSTLKILSLSYNNIFSVSKQILSPFINLKILFLSHNCYFGNDCDQVLDIEEGTFAGLAELTVLSLSFNNLTCVPSKLPASLKELYLSNNNIQTINENDFQNLVNLEVLFLSGNCPRCFNANYPCKNLCKHISIDIHDFAFQNLKNLTELHLSGTSLRTIPPIWFQNTTQLKILNLERNYLVNEIASADFLLNLPFLEVLDLSFNYDLRSYSNNINISDHFSKLSSLRELHIQGYVFKDIAAQNLAPLKNLSKLKILNLGINFIRQVDFEDFQKIKGLQLIYLSENRITPFSEKNNKIKLFGGNKDHNYSGSSPGFKFPTQSNFQLTNTFNQLVKPQCSSHGKTLDLSLNSIFFINPEEFRSFTDIACLNLSSNGIGQDLNATEFKHLKKLAYLDLSFNKLDFDSLNAFQELPALEVLDLSYNSHYFLVDGVTHRLKFIENLQYLKVLNLSWNQISTLTDFQLTSHSLKELQFSGNRLDVLWKNEDKRYNKLFKNLSNLTCLDISHNRLHTIDEETLESLPLGLTKLYLNNNMLVYFGWKALKAYKNLKHLDLSHNKLTMVMANRFNHTYSLSTLILSYNSISNLPVAFLQKAKNLTELDLSYNHLNSINSSVFLSGSENYLKVLRLKGNPFDCTCKIIDFISWIYANNVTIPRLATDVTCATPENRKGSGIIYFDVHTCDLDRASMILFFLSLFLVIALTVIPILKHLFYWDLWYVYHLCVSKLRWHKVCKSDCLYDVFIAYDNKDPEVSDWIFNELCHHLENRGDKHMHLCLEERDWEPGKAIIDNLAHSINQSEKTLFVLTRKYVKSGKFKTAFYLALQKLMDENMDVIVIVLLEPVLQNSQYLRLRRKICKSSIMEWPKNPKAKGLFWQRMKNVLLTENCQRYNNFYSDTLAS, from the coding sequence ATGGCTGGCTCACCACAAACTATCTTATTGGTTTTACTGATCACCTGTAGTTCTCTTGAATGCTCAGATACAAAACCAAACAACAGGACCATCCCCTGCAGAATTACAGAAAATGGCTTTTCAGTGAGTTTTGATTGCAGCGCTCGTTGGTTACAAATGGTGCCTCATCCCATAAAATATACTTCTGATTCTGTGGAGCTTCTGCTGTCTCAAAACCTCATACAGACCATAAACAATGAATCTTTCCATGACTGGCATAACCTTACAAAAATAGACTTAAACTGGAATCACTATCCAAAGTCCAAACTTAACAATGCAGACATATGCAAAAGAGgattagaaatagaaaatggaacTTTTTCTCACTTAACAAAACTTGAAGAATTATTTATTGACCacaattttttatgcaaaatacCACAAGAAATTTCAAGTACTTTAAAAATTTTAAGCTTAagttataataatattttctcaGTTAGCAAACAAATCCTATCCCCTTTCATAAACTTGAAAATACTTTTCCTGAGTCATAATTGTTATTTTGGTAATGACTGTGACCAAGTTTTAGACATAGAAGAAGGAACATTTGCAGGGCTTGCAGAATTAACTGTACTCTCTCTATCATTTAACAACTTAACCTGTGTTCCTTCAAAACTACCAGCATCATTGAAAGAACTTTACCTAAGTAATAACAACATACAGACTATTAATGAAAACGATTTTCAGAACCTTGTCAATTTAGAAGTTCTTTTCTTAAGTGGTAACTGCCCACGGTGTTTTAATGCAAATTATCCATGTAAAAACCTGTGCAAGCATATCTCTATTGATATACATGATTTTGCTTttcaaaatctcaaaaatttgactGAGCTCCATCTTAGTGGCACTTCCTTAAGAACAATACCACCCATTTGGTTTCAAAACACAACCCAGCTGAAAATATTGAATCTTGAGCGAAATTACTTAGTAAATGAAATTGCATCAGCAGACTTTTTACTTAATTTGCCATTTTTAGAAGTACTAGATTTGTCTTTTAATTATGATTTGCGATCTTATTCAAATAACATAAACATTTCAGATCACTTTTCCAAGCTATCGTCTCTTCGGGAACTACATATACAAGGTTATGTCTTCAAAGATATTGCTGCCCAAAATTTAGCCCCCCTCAAGAATCTTTCTAAATTAAAGATATTAAATCTTGGAATAAACTTCATTAGGCAAGTTGATTTTGaagattttcaaaaaattaaaggATTACAATTGATCTATTTGTCTGAGAACAGAATAAcgccattttcagaaaaaaacaataaaattaaattgtttggCGGCAATAAGGACCACAATTATAGCGGTTCATCTCCAGGTTTCAAGTTTCCAACACAATCTAATTTTCAACTAACCAATACCTTTAATCAACTAGTAAAACCTCAGTGTAGTTCTCATGGTAAAACGTTAGATCTCAGcctaaatagtattttttttatcaatcctGAAGAATTCCGTTCATTTACAGATATAGCATGTTTGAATTTGTCATCCAATGGCATCGGGCAAGATTTAAATGCAACAGAATTTAAACACTTGAAAAAATTGGCATATTTAGATTTATCATTTAATAAACTTGATTTTGATTCTTTGAATGCTTTTCAGGAATTGCCTGCTTTAGAAGTGCTAGACTTGAGTTATAACAGCCATTATTTCCTAGTGGATGGTGTAACTCATCGTCTTAAATTCATTGAAAACCTTCAGTACCTTAAAGTTTTGAATTTAAGTTGGAACCAAATATCAACACTAACTGACTTCCAGCTTACAAGTCACAGTTTGAAAGAATTACAATTTTCAGGAAACCGCCTTGATGTATTGTGGAAAAATGAGGACAAACGGTATAATAAGCTTTTTAAGAATCTTTCTAACTTAACATGTCTTGATATCTCCCATAACAGGCTTCATACAATAGACGAGGAGACACTTGAAAGCTTGCCTTTAGGCCTTACGAAACTGTATCTAAACAATAATATGCTGGTTTATTTTGGATGGAAAGCACTAAAGGCTTATAAGAATCTGAAGCATCTTGACTTAAGTCACAACAAATTAACAATGGTTATGGCCAACCGTTTCAATCACACATATTCATTGAGCACACTTATACTTAGCTACAACAGTATTTCAAATTTGCCAGTTGCATTTTTGCAGAAAGCCAAAAATCTCACAGAATTGGATTTAAGTTATAATCATTTAAATAGCATCAACAGTTCAGTTTTCTTGTCTGGCTCTGAGAACTATTTGAAAGTGTTAAGACTAAAAGGAAACCCATTTGATTGCACAtgtaaaataattgattttataAGCTGGATCTATGCAAATAATGTCACAATCCCACGACTGGCAACTGATGTCACCTGTGCGACTCCTGAAAATAGGAAGGGAAGTGGTATCATATATTTTGATGTACATACATGTGATTTAGATAGGGCTTCAATGATACTATtctttttgtcactttttttggTTATAGCTCTGACAGTCATACCAATTTTGAAGCATTTATTTTACTGGGATCTCTGGTATGTTTATCATTTATGTGTGTCTAAACTGCGCTGGCACAAAGTCTGTAAATCAGATTGTCTCTATGATGTATTCATAGCATATGACAACAAGGACCCAGAGGTCAGTGATTGGATCTTCAATGAACTATGTCATCACTTGGAGAACAGGGGAGACAAACACATGCATCTCTGCTTAGAGGAAAGAGACTGGGAACCAGGCAAAGCCATCATTGATAATCTTGCACACAGCATTAATCAGAGTGAAAAGACTTTATTTGTCCTTACAAGGAAATATGTCAAAAGTGGGAaatttaaaactgcattttatttagCCTTACAAAAACTAATGGATGAAAATATGGATGTGATTGTAATTGTTCTACTAGAACCTGTTTTACAGAATTCACAGTATTTACGACTCAGGAGAAAAATCTGCAAAAGCTCTATAATGGAATGGCCCAAAAATCCAAAGGCAAAAGGCTTATTTTGGCAAAGGATGAAAAACGTTCTGCTGACAGAAAATTGccagagatacaataatttttactCTGATACTTTAGCAAGTTAG